A genomic window from Coregonus clupeaformis isolate EN_2021a unplaced genomic scaffold, ASM2061545v1 scaf0704, whole genome shotgun sequence includes:
- the LOC123485471 gene encoding zinc finger protein 501-like — MKFAHLGAMKIHLLTHTGEKPYPCSVCGKRFTQSSRLKQHFRTHTGEKPYPCSVCGKSFARPADLKVHHREHTGEKPYSCAECGQSFTSSHNLWKHQKTHLPPGLLPPVEFDNHNQTPEMNATNEALKEEEDEVFGVLINSDGEEVGLDFDPPGSEEEESPSTSREPEQQHQVNHTTTLRYSCSVCGKQFNRKGHLRRHESVHSVEKPYGCSDCDKMFGSNIALNRHKKLHREEKPHICTVCGKGFVQLSRLKEHFPTHSGEKPHSCSVCGKRFTTASYLKTHSKVHLGESPYTCNICGRPCQKLSAFKLHMRIHTGEKPFSCSVCEKQFTQKRHLQDHQKVHTGEKPYPCPECDKRFSFSSALKRHQQLHTGEKPHCCFVCGNGFSQAGRLKEHLRTHSGERPFPCSVCEKSFRRASELTIHIRSHTGERPYSCAECGKCFASSMKLGRHKKIHPSTNTEEALTKDVKSEEDSMSIDDEEEEPASAVSGC, encoded by the coding sequence ATGAAGTTCGCCCATTTGGGAGCCATGAAAATACACCTGctgacacacactggagagaaaccttaccccTGCTCTGTGTGTGGGAAGCGTTTTACCCAATCGTCACGTTTGAAGCAACATTTCCGGACGCACACAGGTGAGAAACCTTACCCTTGCTCTGTATGCGGGAAGAGTTTTGCAAGACCTGCAGACCTTAAAGTACACCACAGAgagcacacaggagagaaaccttacagctgCGCTGAATGTGGCCAGAGCTTCACCAGTTCCCACAACCTATGGAAACATCAGAAGACACATCTACCGCCTGGACTACTCCCACCTGTTGAGTTTGACAACCACAACCAAACACCTGAGATGAACGCTACAAATGAAGCactgaaggaggaggaagatgaggtaTTTGGTGTTCTGATCAATTCTGACGGAGAAGAAGTTGGATTGGACTTCGATCCTCCGGGTTCTGAGGAAGAAGAGAGTCCGTCAACATCAAGAGAACCtgaacaacaacaccaggtgaaCCACACTACAACTCTGAGGTacagctgctctgtgtgtgggaAGCAGTTCAATCGCAAAGGCCATCTGCGAAGACACGAGAGTGTACATTCAGTTGAAAAACCATACGGTTGCTCAGACTGCGAcaagatgtttggttccaacatAGCCCTGAATAGACACAAGAAGTTACACAGAGAAGAGAAACCTCACATTTGCACTGTGTGTGGGAAAGGTTTTGTTCAACTGTCACGTTTGAAGGAACACTTCCCGACGCACTCAGGAGAGAAACCGCACTCCTGCTCTGTGTGTGGGAAGCGCTTCACTACTGCGTCGTACCTCAAAACCCACAGCAAAGTCCACCTGGGGGAGAGTCCTTATACCTGTAACATATGTGGGAGACCTTGCCAGAAGTTGTCGGCATTCAAGTTACACATGAGgatccacacaggagagaagcccttCAGTTGCTCTGTGTGCGAGAAGCAGTTCACTCAGAAAAGACATCTGCAAGACCACCAGAaagtacacactggagagaaaccataCCCCTGTCCCGAATGTGACAAGCGGTTCAGCTTCTCCTCAGCCTTGAAAAGACACCAGCagttacacacaggagagaaaccccaCTGCTGCTTTGTGTGTGGGAATGGTTTCTCTCAAGCAGGGCGCCTGAAAGAACACCTCCGGACGCACTCGGGAGAGAGACCTTTCCCCTGCTCAGTCTGCGAGAAGAGCTTCAGAAGAGCTTCTGAACTGACGATACACATCAGATCTCATACAGGAGAGAGACCGTACAGCTGCGCTGAATGTGGTAAGTGCTTCGCCAGTTCTATGAAGCTGGGACGACACAAGAAGATCCATCCGAGCACAAACACTGAAGAGGCTCTGACTAAAGATGTGAAGAGTGAAGAGGATTCCATGAGTATtgatgatgaagaagaggagCCTGCCTCTGCAGTTAGTGGATGCTAG